A window of Drosophila santomea strain STO CAGO 1482 chromosome X, Prin_Dsan_1.1, whole genome shotgun sequence genomic DNA:
ttattatttacaatgggttttggtttttttctttccttgCCACAAAAACCCTGACAATTAGCAATACTTTTCGATTGTTATTTTGACGGCAAATTTTCGACAGAATTATGTTTTATATTCTCACTTAGCCGATACTAAGATATAAGCTTTAACTTTGTAAAGAGGAACATAGTTAATAGTAAGCACTCCCCAGTTTAgaccagttttttttttctacagTAGTTCCCTTTTTGGCACACCGTGTATTGAGAGAGCCCATTTGAAGGGATTGTAACACTTTGAGGCAAGGCGGCATCTGGTTATTTGTCGTACAGCCACATCGTTCGTTTCACTTAGTTCCTAGTAGTATAACACTTAGCTTAACTAGTCGTTTAAATAGGAGTCAATGGTGCAATGCTGCAATGGTGCAATGGTGCCTGCGTAACTTACTAGGAATCGTTAATAGAGATATGTGTGGCGTATATGCTAAGTATTTACATGCGAAAATCGAATGTCTGTTGAATGGCTCGAACAAGTGTCGTACATTTGTCCTACGAGTTTTGGCAGCTAAAAACTATGCTAAGTTAAttactaactaactaactaattGCTGTCTACCATTTTGAGCATTGAAAGTTTCACTTTAAAGCAAGCAACAACGGCAATCGCCTAGGCCTAAACACTAAGTTCGGTTTGAGATAGGTCCGCTGCAGGTCTTATACTTGGATGGTCCCAGTCCCCACCATCATTTCATTCTAAATAGGATTTACTTTAAGCCTTGGGTGCGAGTGTAGGAGTTGTACACACGCACACCGGGGGGCGGAATCACATTCATTCATTCTGCTCAATCACACGGTCATGTACACATGGGAATATCATAAAAAGGAACTGATGATATTACAGGcaggagctgaagctggagctggcgCTGGCGCTGGAAAGGAGCCTTCGGACTACAACCAACTATTTGTGTTGAATACTTTTGTCCTCGTAGCGAATAATGGCGTCGCCGATCTGCTTGCGCGACGCCAAATGGATGCACTGCTCCCGACCGCAGCGTTCCGGCACGCTCTGCGGCAGCGTTCCACCGCGCGCCAAGTGATTCCGCACATCCTGGCCGAAGCGCAGATTCGGCTCCACTCCGCGCAGTATATGCACCGAGTGCTGTGCCGCCACGAACATGTCGAGTATACTTTCCACGCCCGGCGGTCGCGTCTCCTCGCccggctgcagcagcaactggtCGATGTCCAGGTCGCTGCGTATGATCGGCAGTCCTTGCGGATGCAGCAGCTTGCGAGCTGAAGCGGAATAGGGTACAAGTAAACTTTAAAGGTTCAATTAACTGCAAAAGTTAGCTGCACTCACCCTGGACATAGTCCCGGCTGTAGAAAGCGATCACGTCGTGGTTGTGGCGATCGAAGTAGCCGCTGCTCTGACTCACGTCGCAGGTGTCGCACTCCCGACAGAACTGCGCCCAGCGGCACGGATACATTTGGAAGCCGATGGGGGCGTACACCTGGAAGCCCTGTATCGTATTCATGCGCACGCGGTTCAGAAAGTCCGCCTTGAAGACCATGCCGGGAGTGGCCAGAAGCACGAGGGATTCAAGGCCCAGCTTGGGCAGTGCCAGATCCGCAACCACCAGACTGAGCAGCTGGCGTGGTCCATACATGGAGGCGTGCAGCAGCCAGTCCTGCGAATTCACCGGCTCGCTCAGTTGCTCCGGCAGCCGGATGGACACCCAGGCGATGCGGGAGCCATCCGTTTTGTACTTTGAAGACAAGTCCAGGGCCAGCGTCTTCAATGCCTTGAAGGGATCCTCGTCGCCCTTGCTGGGCGAGTCCAGGCGGTACATGAAGATCTACGAGGTGaccatattatttattttgtctGTTTAATTGAATAGTGCGTGTTGATCTTACCAGCAGCAGGAAGGTGTTGTCCTGGTTTTGCATGCAAATCCTTTCGTACTGTTCCACAAACAGCAGAGCATCCGGCACCTGGTGCTCGAAGGCGGGCACCAACATGGCAATTCTGGTGCTCTCGGTGACGTAGGGCGAGGGTACCACCTCCACGCGACCCAATGGCTTCACCACCTCAAAGCTCTTGACCACAAGTCGGCGACTGCGACCCGATCCCTCCTGCAGATTGAGATGCAGCTGGTAGTCCATGCCACGTGTGGCATCGAACTTCCGATAGGCACTGTGCAGGCTGTGGTAGCTCAGGCGCGGATGCTTGAGGGCCGCATACTGTAGTGCTATCTCCAGGACCTTGGCAAAGTCCTGTGCCTCGATCCGCGACAGCGTCGCCAACGCGTGCTCCGCATTCCCATTGGGCAGGAAGCTGTGCGTCCCATTGAGCAGCTGCCACGTGAGGATGTCGTGGCGCGTCTCCGGCGCACTGGGCGGCGGCACGCCCAGCGGCCACCGGATCTCCAGTATCTTGTTCGATATGCTCCCATTGGCAATCCGGTACGACTTCTGCTCCAGAGCATAGCCTCGCTCCTGCACCTTCTCCAGGTGGTGCTGCAAAGAGAATGGTTTTAATGATTACTATTACTAGCATCTATTGGTTGGCTTACCTTGGAGTAGTAGGCATGCAGGCGGTAGAAGTCCTCCGGCGTCTGGACGGGATACACGGTGCTGGCATTGCGGAAGGCCTCCTCCTTGGCCAGTTCGCTGAATTCGCGATGACGGCGGCCCGGCGCATCCAAGGCGTAGCTGAATTGCCGCATGCCCTGCAAGCCAATAaagatatagatacagatgcagatacagatacagatgcataTAGTTGGGTTTGGACATGGTCAAGGTCAGGTTCAGGGCCAACGCTCGATACCGTGGAAGGAAAGTCGGGCTGTGGATCCCACGACTGGAGCAGTGCCATTACCAGTGCCACATGGTCGCACAACAAGCGATCCCTTTTACGAGccataaaaagtaaaagaacgagcataatttaattaacaatgtCGCGCTAATGGCACAAAGATCGTCCATTCGATCGCGGATTTGAACACACACATCTTGTGGCACTTCTTTTCATACACTCTGTGCATTTTTATCCATTTGGAGccttttttttaattggcCCGCGCACATTAATCAATTCACCCAGCAAATTGCAGCGTTTGAAGATGCCGTTCAGCAAACTGAAACTCTTTAGGCCAGTTAATTAAGCGAAACAGTCGCCGTTTTTTGTTTAGACAGCTGCAgtccaaataaaaacattcaGCGCGCCTTccataattaaaagaaaatgctTTTTAGCCATAGTAAATGAATGCTTGTGGGCAAAAACATTGATGCTATCGTTATTATTGCTTTCATTAACTACTCTAAACTCTAAACTGCAATACTATAAACTATAATATAAGTAATCCACAGATGAATGATATGCTTGAAGCTGGAAAAGAGTTGACAATGTTTACCAATGGCCTGTTGTTTCCCCAGAAGATGACGGAATAAACACTACATTTCAGCTGAAACATACAACTCGTGGATGGAATTTAGTGTGCTATGTGGCCTTATAATCACCAGCactaaacatttttctgcAGAGACCACACATAGGACATAAATCATTCCATGCTGCCACCGGGCGCATAAATAAAACGCAATCCAAACAAACCAATCGAAATCAAACGAAAGGAAAACTAACATCTCAACGGCAAAAGTTCCATTTGCAACTCACGGTTTTTGTTCGACTGTTTATGCAAAAATAAGCTGCGTGTTCATATAAACAGAGCGCTATAATCAGAAATGATAATGAGTAAGACACACACCCACCTGCACTTTCGATTAGAGGAAGTACATATTGTAGGTATTTATTAAATCCgaaaataaacacataaatAACTAAGAGATTTGGGTAAATTGTACCTGAAGTAACTGAAATCAACTAATTTCTACAGCCTTATAGGTTCACTGCAATCTATAAGATACTGAAAAGTATCTTAAGTTGCTTTTAAAGTGGCTCTCAAACTGTCACGACTCGCAAGTTAACATTCACAGCATCCCCGcccagtgccacgcccccttccccCAGCGCACACTCACTCGCCGGCAAAGAAATTCTTCTGTTGCTGcttggaaattaaataaactcTTGTGTTGTCCATCAACTGAGCGATTCTTCTGGTCTTGTTCCGAATTTGGTTACTCATCTGCACAGAGGCGTTCGAAATTTACTTGCTGGGCGTCTAATCAAGTGTGTCAAtacattcattcattcattcacaGAACTCAGACTTCAGCTTAGACTTCAGATTCAAATCATTGGAGAAGAAAAGAACCCCCTTTCCGAATTATTCAACGCACGCCACTGCGCATAAAAGTGATTTTGGCTCGTTGCTGGCGCTTTGGTCTTATTTTTCTCGGCTTTTCAGGGTCAATGtgcagcaaaaaaataaaaaagcaacgCTAATTTAGCGGTCAGTAATTATTATACTAACGTATACTgttaattgtaattgttttaCATCTGAGCAAATGTCAAACGTACAAAAGCCCATTGAATCGACTAAATATCCGAACCGGTATCTCTGGCATCAGAATGTATCAATgaactgattttttttttcggtttctttcttttttttctatttggCCAAAGATCAAGATACATTTGTGCGTTTGAATGTCTGCTCGTcgcaaattgtttaaataaataaaacgacAAGTGGAAAGCAAGTGGAGGAAAAGATTTCAGAGAGAGCACATACAAATAGAaggttttatattttctagCTGGGATCGGATCGAATTGGATGGGAAGACGACTCACCTGGAAGCTCTCCTGGCAGCCGGACACCCGACTGGCGTACTTGACGCAACGCCCGATGTTGACACTGTGGTCACTGGTGCTACCGATCCGGACGCAGCGCTCCAGATTGTTGCGCATCTTGCGGATGACGCTGCTGCTGAGCAGGATGCCCGCCTCCAGCGAACAGTAGTTGCGATCACTGGCCCCGGGAGCCTCATCCTCATTCGCCGGCGGCTCGTTCGACTGGCCATCGCCACCATCGACGGAGGCACTggcgccgccgccgccgccacctgGAGGATCGAGACCGATGCGAGCGCCACCCATGTACAGGTCAAAGGTGATGCTCATGTGGTAGAGCAGCTTCACCAGCTTGCGGGCATCCACGTAGACGGTGTCGGGCACCAGCAGAAAGTAGTCGTACTCATCCAGATAGTTGTCCGCAATGTACTTGACCACGTGGAACGGTCGCCGGCTCTCGCGCGTGTCCGTGAATCCGACGATGTTCTTCAGCTTGTAGTTGGTCTTCACACTGTCCGCGTAAATGAAGAACTTGATCTTGTTGACCAGGTGGGCGGTGGTGCGATTGAAGGCGGTCGCAAAGGTGTTGATGTGCTCCTGCGAGGTCATCACCCCGATGAAGAGCTTCTCGCGGATGCCCAGCTCCGAGGAGTAATAGCGCGGTCGGATCACATTCTTCACCTGCGAAAAGGGAGGAGAAATGGAGTAATTAGTAAAATATACActgcaatttttaatgatcTTCAAATgttgttaaatttattttatatattcaatttaCATAAATAGAAATCTCTTTATATTTCGAGTATGATTTCGCTTGGTAAGCTTTGGAGGCTCTATCATTCTCAATACAGCTGGTGGAGTATCTTAAGATCTCCAAGCCTTTCATTTCTGTGAAAAACCAACCATCTCCAATGAATTGGGATGATATCTAAGTGGATCGATCTGCAGGCAGGGTTCTAGTTGGTTCTAGAATTACCCAGCATTTTACGTGACTTTGGTTGAAATtgtggtttatttttataacgaACTGAATGCGCCGTGAAAGAAGAGGCTTCATTTTCAAGCCATAATACGAATGGGTAATGTAAGTAGATAATTCCGAGCCATATACCCAAAGTGTTCCCTGAGACTTGAAGTTCAACCGGTAAAAATATGAGTATTATCTCCTGATATTCACCTGCctatttttagctgccgaCATGCACTCAACCAAATAAAGTGCGTTAAGGGCCTTTTATATCTGGCCAATTACATCTATCTCGTATATTCCTCCACGCTTAAGCACTCAAAACGACTGACTGAACGTAACCCGACTCTTCTCAAGTggcttcgtttttttttccgttGACCACTTGAGGGCACATTTTAATTCTAACTTTTACGATTAGATGACTGTTCAAAGTTTGGCAGCAGGATGACGAGGAATTCCCCCTCGTCGAGCagctaatttattttacttcATTTTATCCACTATCTTGTGAGGTAGAAAATTATACCGATTGCGTTTCCCAGAATGCCTAGATACAGTGATAATAATGTCAGGTCATGGATTTAATACCATGTGATTCCAGAAGTTGACAACTAGATTCTCTGGGAACGTCgaaagaatatttattattatttgttatgTGTCTTAAGACGCAGTCACATGTGACTGGTCGTTTTTTAATGTTATTAAGCTTCCTTGGCgtcattaaatatttaaatgaaactaTTTTATCGATTAGTTGCCTTCGCATGCGGACTTcacaattttatattttacttaaacTATTTGTATTCTacatttgattgattttaaAAGTATTCACTTCCATAAAACTGCTGTAAACAAATGCTCACTTAATTTATGGCAGCAAATCATTTAATGGTTTCtccgcttttgtttgccatttatGTTAAAAAGTATTGCCAGAATTTCGTGGAACTGCACACTTTTGTGACTCACTGTGCAAggtaattttatttgttttttttttttgaaacagaaacaaattCGTAAACTTATGTTTGCCGTTTTAGCGGGCGTTTGGCTGCCCTTCGTAATTTGCATGTATGCCAAAGTAATTTATGTACTGACCATCTTAACCCACTGTTGACCCAAGGAGATGCGTGCATGGTGGTCACTCCCCCCTCCTCCCCCTTCTCCACCACCAGGCTGAGTTTTCCATCTGAGCCACGTCGAATAAACAATTGCCGGCCAAGTTGTGCAAGCactttattttgtgttttcatttatatttctatttatattgtttttgcGTCCAGGTCGCTGGTGCAGTTGGCAGGAATTAtggctaattaaaaatcattcTTAATAGATTTTTAATAACGGCAAACAAGCTGTTTGCTGCCATGTTTATATGGCATCGTAAAGTGGCCAGCGTGGCCAGGGTCAGTTTCGCAAAGAATTACTTCATGTTTCGAGTGCTGCCTCGGTTACTAGGCGTATTTTCATGCTCAacaggaatatatatattttttaattatgattTTACACAATCCATTTTGGTGGCAGAACATAAAAGTTCATGGAAATTGAATTTAGAGACGTGCAGTTGCGGAATGGAGTTGCTAACTAGTTGACatagatatattatatatatttattattgaagAGCAACATTTATTTGCCAAGATTTCTCTCTCTGCTGAAGCACTCAAAGTCGCGTTAAAGGCGATCGAGCCAAcccatttcaatttcaatttcaattttaatttcaatttcgatttaattgaattgcagTTCAGTGCAGTGGCGAATAGTGTAGTATCTCGAATAGAATAGTTTCGTATCGTATGCAATCGCTGCCCACTTAATGGGTCCATGTGGCGCTTTAATTACCGCGCTGGGGTTACAGCTTGATCCCCCAGCTTGATCCGCAGTGGATCGGTTCAAGATCTGACCTTGCGCCAATACCACAGATACGCAGATACTCGGATACACCCGATGAATAAATGTGCTGAGAGGAGGATTGGATGTGCACACGCACATTTGGCAATCATCGAATGTGTAAATATCGCCGAAAGATAAACCACGGGTAAAAAtaacaccgaaaaaaaaaaacaaaaccacaaaaaaaataaaaacatacaTTTCGGCTAAGATCGCTCTCGAGATCTGTGTTTGTTCGCTTGGATATTTTGTAGCGCTTTTgggtaaataaaaatgcttttctaAATATGAATGATGCATGGGAAATTCAACAGTTTTACTGCAAAATATTAGATAACCATGAACCATGATTACAATCAATAGTTGTATGTCTTTCTTGGTAcgttttgttattattatttattaaattgttattaaattccTTATAGGAATGCGTAAATTGAAACCACTGTATGTGGttatttcaaaaactttgTCGGCTTTTGGCAATTCGCTAACAAGGCCATGCCTGGCATAAATGTGATTCACTAAAAGGTTTGTTCACCTGAACAATGAGTTCGCATCTTGGATCCAAATTCCCCACATCCACAGCCATCTAAACATGAACCATACATTTTCGCTGGAAATCGTTTATACATTTTCCCCTCCAGTGGATAAATTTCCGCAACTGATCACAAAATTCTTGCGGAGCACGTGGAACACAGAGGTTTCTATGGCACAAAGTTGACTTATTGAGTTATCGAGTTATCAACAAAACAAGCTCACTCACAACAGCCTTGTGACGTAATATGACAAGAACGGAAGTGGGAAAAAGTGCCAAGAGGAGTATTTATTGACGACTAGCCAACTGGCTAACCTCCTTATCGATTGGACTGTCTTATCAGTAGATATGGCTAAGACGACGTCACCAcaaaatgggaatggaaatgggtatgggaatggAAGCAAAagccattttcaatttccatttgcagtcgacgaaatttaattaaacacgCACACAGCAGATAGGGCATTTTTCATTGTTTACTCGCTGGCATGCATGGTAAAGCCAACTCTTTCGTCAGCTAAATAAGAAATAGCGCCATGACAATCtatggatatatgtatatatagacgTGATAAGTGCGACCAACAGGTGATTtgattaaatttgaatttatgtaCATCTAAAATATGCCTATGCCTATGTATAAAGCAATGTATAATGATAATCATATTATTTACAGGCCGTGTCGCTTGGCTATGCATGAAATATATTGCTGCCTCTTCAGTTATTAATTATTACCAAGTACAAATTAGCTGAGCATTTGGGAAATTGAATCAAATATAACAAAGTTGAGTCATTTGGCaggttaaacttgaacttAGGACGCGATAAATGTTTACAGTGATTATATGgccctcgtcctcgtccatcgtcgtcgtcttcgtcgtcgtcgtcggctTTGGGTGTAATAAATCTCCAGATAGCCCAGTGGgtgtattattttatatggCCGACTACTTAGGGTGTGTTTGCTTTCTTAAGCAAAGTGTAACGAGCCGCATGGTTTACATCTGGAGCGAGTGAGCCACTTAATACGCGGCTCAAATTGAAATCCAAAAAACGGGCCAAGTAAATGTTGATTTAATAGCTTTAAGCAAACAtttctgttgtttttatatttaacaacCAAACTGattgagtttatttttataagcaAACTTGATTCATTAACTCAGCCATTCAATTAAGGCGATCAATTAGTTGCTGTGATGGCCGTACTATTATAAATGATTCAATTACTACGCTACACCATTTAAGTGCagtctatttattttattattttattttattaaatgcttGCAAACGAGTTTAAAATGCAATGCTGTTCTACTTAGGATTAATTTAGCTTATATTCATTCTTCTTTTAGTAActattatttttggtttagAACTTCTTATGCTTGTTTCCTACTCACAATTGACCTTTAAGCTTTTAAgtcaattatttaaattaacgTATCAGCTATTGGCTACCCCTCGGTAATTGTTTCAATTATAAATCGAATCGCAAGTGGGTTTTAATTACACGTTCGCAGTTTTATAGCTATTTGAGGACGGCTCAGGGCATCGATAACTCGAGTAATGTCTGGTAGCACTACCTCCACTCTCAAATCGCTGTGATTTGGATCCTAAAAAGTCtaataatactaataatacACCTACTACACACATAAGTGCATGAGGGTGTAACTTGGGATTTAATGCTAAATTAAACGATTCATGATGTGAGTGCTTAGGATATAATCTAAGCTGGGGGTTTTATTGACAGATCTAGAGTCGACACGTTTGCAGCATGTGGCATATGGATCAGGTACATATAGCATATTgcatatatagcatatatagGCAGCTGGCAATCTCGGCTCTGTAGGCTTTTCACATTTCCAGCTGAGCTGTGTGCAGCTGCAAATTGTATTGGATTGGACAGAAATCTTAATTGGGACAAGTGCGCCGTCGACCAGACACCGAGTTTTTCTAACGCCCGCGGGGGGGAGAAGAGGACTACTACTAATACTATAACTATTATAACTACTAGTACTTCTACTACTACAGATCGTCTGATGGTCTAGTCCGCTCTAGTCAGCTTATGGCAATTGATTGGGGCCGCATCTGTATACTCATAGCATATACAGACACAGACAGTGTGTGTGTACAGTCTGCCTTCGAATAAATGCGACGAAGCTCAGACTTTAGACCGGAAATGCGACGCGCTTTTCAATTAAGCCCCGCCAAGATGTTACCATTGAGCATTTagcattcagcattcagcatttCTGATGAATGATCCCAACAATCTGGCTGGGAATGCCCCACAAGAACTCCGCAGGGGGAATGAATGCTTTTAGAGATTAGATTGGCAAAATTTGAACTTCAACTTCTGTGTATAGCACATGCTAGATTTAAGCGAAGGAATACATGATTTTTATAAGTACTAACTTGGTTGGGAAACCATTTCATTGATTAAAATCCTAATCTTTATCTTAAGCCTATAAGACTTAATCCATTCCATATAGAAACCTCTGTTTCCTTATTAGACTTTCCATTCCTTGAAACTAAGTGCAATATTTACTACAGATTCTGAAAGCTACTATCATTGTCGTGTCCAATCTCAATCTATATAGATAACCTATTAAAACGTCACTAACGCTTATCATATAGACCAAGTTATTCATCAACTGccaattgttttattatataatGTGTAGAAcaaatgtaatttaatgtCAGGTTCCATTCAACTTTTATCTTTTTAGATTCCAGATTATCATCATATATTGTGGCATATAATGGAAAAATTGAGTCATTTGATTGCAAACGGAATGATAGAACTGATCAAAGAGATATATACTGAGCAGATTCACACTTTTCTCCAAATGCAGGCTTATCAGATGGGTTTAGCTCTTGATTTCGTGAAGCTTTGTATTTGGattcggtttcagtttcagtttcaatttcgatttcaattagaTTCTTGCGCAACTTGTGGAGCCGATAAGCGGGTATATTTATAGAGTTAGTTTTACGCCAACCACCTGATAAGTGGCAGcaaacacaaagaaaaaaaatgaaaacataaacCCATTGATAGGCCAAAGAATATGATCTTTTGGGTTTCAACGAATCTTTACTCAACACACATGGGGCATCAAGTTATAAGTAATACGTATTCTTCATCATTTGATGGCTTTCATTTCGCAGGATGCATGCCACCAGCCATATACTTGTCGAACAGGTAGGCGCCCACATCGTTTTGGGCCCTCTCCAATTGGCTGATATAGTCGGCCAGGATCTTCTGGCCATCCACTTGCTCCTGCAGAAAGTTGGCCTCGATGAAATCGCAGAGATTCGGATCCGATTCCTTGCCAGCCAGCGCATGCAAATCGAGCAGATGCCGATTGACCTCCAGTTCCATTTTCAGGGCGTACTTCAGTGCCGCCAAACTGCTGGCAAAACAGGGCAGTGGCTCGGGTACACTGCTCAAAACGATGAGACCTCCACGCTTGTTCACGTACGTCATGATCTTCTCCGCGTGCTCCCGCTCCTCGGCGCTCGCCTTCAGGAAGAATCCGTGCAATCCGGGTGAACTGATGTCGGATCGATCGAAATGGTAGGCCTACGGGCATGGGACGTACATAGTATACCTATTACATGTAGGCAGGCAAACCTTACCATGGCCAAGTACTGATGACAGGCCTTCAGCTCCAAGTTAATCTGGTCGTTCAGCTTCTTCTCGCAGCTTTTGGCGAAGTTCTGGCGCATCAGCATGCACATGTGGCGCCGAATGTTGCGGAAACACCACGCCATGTCTTTTCCTACTTTTggaattttgttgttgtttttttgtatttttttttgtgatttttgaaaatttggtAACCCATACAATTTGAATTGAAAGTCAAAACACAAACAGCATGTCTAAATGCCAACTGGGTCGGTGCGGACAGGTGTCGATGGATCGGAGACGATCCATCCACGTCCGTCCATTGATCTCATCTCCAAATATCCAAATATCCAGTTCTCCAAATATCCAAGTATCCAGATATCCAAATATCCAAGCATCCAGATATCCATCGCGATCTGGAGGTGGTGATCCACGGCGGGTTGGAGTTCAAAGTGCTGCCGGCTCTGATTTCACTTAACTTCCACTTAGCAATAGTGTGTACACAATCTCTCACTCGGTTCGTTCGCaactatgtatatacatacgtatagCTTatggatacagatacatataagtacagatacagatacatctatgtacagatacagatacatatactACATAGTTAAATATCTGTGTCCAGATATGTTTGCTTTAACTTCAACAAGTACACACAAACACGGACACACTAAGCAAACGcagttattgttttttattaagtGAATGGAAGACGACTTTTGTGCGAGTTTTGTAATAATCTTCTTATACCCTTTCTCACAGGGTATTCAACAATTTTATCAATAAAATCACAGCCAATGGGagttattttatatttaaataatagaGTTAGAAAAACATAACTTCATATTTggtatttcaaatatattgCTTTCTAAGCAAGAGTTCAACGCGTTTTAGGGGTTTTAGGGTATTGAGCATTTACAGATCCCCTAAGCCAGAGATTCCACACATTTCCTATGAACATTCAGGTGGCCAAAAGTGCCCGCACTTTACTACAAACATCCACACATTACGCACATTAAAAGACCAACAAAGAAATGGTGACTCTTGAGCCATGTGCGCCCCATAAAAAGGCAATAATAAAGATATAAGTGGTCATTTTCATCGACAAACAGGAAAACGAACCGAAAAAAACACATAGGAGTTATGCAAATCATCGTTGAACTGGACAAAAACCTAAGACTACCTAAAAAAAGCTTACAATTTTAGTTCAGTCTTCACTGTTTTCTGGGATTATGAAATTGtgattaaataatataatataatgtaTAAGTGAGTTATGACATATGATCTCGTATGTTTATAAAGGCAATTAACAGTCAAATTAATTATCAAAGAGGTTAAGTCACAGTAAAAATGATAACTATAATCTTATTCCATGTTAAACTGTAGAAtggaaaatatgcaatgcTAATAAATTTTTTCAAAGGCTTTGGCgacaaacatttttaaaatatgataccgaaaatttctaaaatattttactgtTTGGTTTTAAAGTTCTCGAAGTATTTCAAGTAATTCATTTTAACTTTCAAGAAAACTCagttaaatttgaaattccaCTCCCG
This region includes:
- the LOC120455639 gene encoding chondroitin sulfate synthase 2 isoform X1; translated protein: MRRPVTALNRNHYFVIGLLLGLLFSWHIPQDIWEEECPEEAAENLLIERFGQEFEPHLNLINKPLAAKKPMRKFIRHRALFSVKNVIRPRYYSSELGIREKLFIGVMTSQEHINTFATAFNRTTAHLVNKIKFFIYADSVKTNYKLKNIVGFTDTRESRRPFHVVKYIADNYLDEYDYFLLVPDTVYVDARKLVKLLYHMSITFDLYMGGARIGLDPPGGGGGGASASVDGGDGQSNEPPANEDEAPGASDRNYCSLEAGILLSSSVIRKMRNNLERCVRIGSTSDHSVNIGRCVKYASRVSGCQESFQGMRQFSYALDAPGRRHREFSELAKEEAFRNASTVYPVQTPEDFYRLHAYYSKHHLEKVQERGYALEQKSYRIANGSISNKILEIRWPLGVPPPSAPETRHDILTWQLLNGTHSFLPNGNAEHALATLSRIEAQDFAKVLEIALQYAALKHPRLSYHSLHSAYRKFDATRGMDYQLHLNLQEGSGRSRRLVVKSFEVVKPLGRVEVVPSPYVTESTRIAMLVPAFEHQVPDALLFVEQYERICMQNQDNTFLLLIFMYRLDSPSKGDEDPFKALKTLALDLSSKYKTDGSRIAWVSIRLPEQLSEPVNSQDWLLHASMYGPRQLLSLVVADLALPKLGLESLVLLATPGMVFKADFLNRVRMNTIQGFQVYAPIGFQMYPCRWAQFCRECDTCDVSQSSGYFDRHNHDVIAFYSRDYVQARKLLHPQGLPIIRSDLDIDQLLLQPGEETRPPGVESILDMFVAAQHSVHILRGVEPNLRFGQDVRNHLARGGTLPQSVPERCGREQCIHLASRKQIGDAIIRYEDKSIQHK
- the LOC120455639 gene encoding chondroitin sulfate synthase 2 isoform X2 yields the protein MRRPVTALNRNHYFVIGLLLGLLFSWHIPQDIWEEECPEEAAENLLIERFGQEFEPHLNLINKPLAAKKPVKNVIRPRYYSSELGIREKLFIGVMTSQEHINTFATAFNRTTAHLVNKIKFFIYADSVKTNYKLKNIVGFTDTRESRRPFHVVKYIADNYLDEYDYFLLVPDTVYVDARKLVKLLYHMSITFDLYMGGARIGLDPPGGGGGGASASVDGGDGQSNEPPANEDEAPGASDRNYCSLEAGILLSSSVIRKMRNNLERCVRIGSTSDHSVNIGRCVKYASRVSGCQESFQGMRQFSYALDAPGRRHREFSELAKEEAFRNASTVYPVQTPEDFYRLHAYYSKHHLEKVQERGYALEQKSYRIANGSISNKILEIRWPLGVPPPSAPETRHDILTWQLLNGTHSFLPNGNAEHALATLSRIEAQDFAKVLEIALQYAALKHPRLSYHSLHSAYRKFDATRGMDYQLHLNLQEGSGRSRRLVVKSFEVVKPLGRVEVVPSPYVTESTRIAMLVPAFEHQVPDALLFVEQYERICMQNQDNTFLLLIFMYRLDSPSKGDEDPFKALKTLALDLSSKYKTDGSRIAWVSIRLPEQLSEPVNSQDWLLHASMYGPRQLLSLVVADLALPKLGLESLVLLATPGMVFKADFLNRVRMNTIQGFQVYAPIGFQMYPCRWAQFCRECDTCDVSQSSGYFDRHNHDVIAFYSRDYVQARKLLHPQGLPIIRSDLDIDQLLLQPGEETRPPGVESILDMFVAAQHSVHILRGVEPNLRFGQDVRNHLARGGTLPQSVPERCGREQCIHLASRKQIGDAIIRYEDKSIQHK
- the LOC120455641 gene encoding ferritin, heavy subunit codes for the protein MAWCFRNIRRHMCMLMRQNFAKSCEKKLNDQINLELKACHQYLAMAYHFDRSDISSPGLHGFFLKASAEEREHAEKIMTYVNKRGGLIVLSSVPEPLPCFASSLAALKYALKMELEVNRHLLDLHALAGKESDPNLCDFIEANFLQEQVDGQKILADYISQLERAQNDVGAYLFDKYMAGGMHPAK